In the Podospora pseudocomata strain CBS 415.72m chromosome 5, whole genome shotgun sequence genome, one interval contains:
- a CDS encoding hypothetical protein (EggNog:ENOG503NWDE; COG:K; antiSMASH:Cluster_12), with translation MSSNYPPPPSNNTTDAQVPTNDTSAPSQPVAHNDSDDLATRPQPHPQYTADAAASAVAHHSLQALQDSVAGPPPPSTPLALAQPASSPASHYVPHPDGLPYHPPAGLPPGQPPVPQSGSATPPGAASKATRLRRACDMCSQRKVKCDETQPCRPCRDLGVDCTFNRTMKRRGPPNKHAEAAKAAKQPRLEPNLSPGPHNAAETLISIAGLHGAQPVWSAELIAPFEVLVPLVDDFFRYIHPLAPFPHEPTFRNSFMRREDRTSREFLALLASMIGCLVASFPRAARLHLKHHPNGLAMFPKAINFIERCRVVATEARGSAFPYKDDITVYDAATSYFLGLAAGYTMQWKVCRRFMSQTMDFIREMGYHKPRETGSHMFGVTYRGPSFNHVEDQLGKRIFWCMFVGVRSMVQIGAPHSEIIFPPPTPAEPYPEFPAEVDDQYILPHQILVQPEGVVSLMTGFIQGIKIYMTMNGLVSIELSYGISSLGFHDQRSMLDDCLGAVKQVMDHLPPELTINLGQHTNDGSSLSGMDLPNAATYYDTGNTYVYLPPDYLPVQTQASSQDTETRRLQYEIQKANIYASQLATRSYYVERYLNLRDNHREQARVQAAQAAQAQAYAAENAVNGNGTDGALGSDAVSKSVAAAALHAAAQQQDPIDAQMFAERELIVQNLLTVLTSITQRNMEPNGSSLINKIRQVASTLLNCAPDRKGPVAQKAEEPLSKFVDILMRLERAAPTINPQHAHNLHFDHFGQLSGMLPPPLLEDEEQELRNWADLKEQQIRFLQGGGFVSMV, from the exons ATGTCATCCAActatccaccaccgccctccaacaacaccaccgacgccCAGGTCCCCACCAACGACACGTCCGCACCATCACAACCTGTTGCCCACAACGACTCCGACGACCTCGCGACCCGGCctcaaccacatccccaatATACCGCcgatgctgctgcctctgctGTTGCCCATCACAGCTTACAGGCCCTTCAAGATTCCGTCGCAGGgcccccaccgccatccacccccttAGCCCTCGCACAACCCGCATCTTCTCCAGCCTCACATTATGTTCCGCATCCTGATGGCTTGCCATACCATCCACCGGCCGGGCTCCCACCAGGTCAGCCCCCAGTACCCCAAAGCGGTTCTGCAACCCCTCCAGGCGCCGCCTCGAAAGCTACCCGCTTGCGCCGAGCCTGTGACATGTGTAGTCAGCGCAAGGTTAAG TGCGATGAGACGCAGCCATGCCGCCCATGTCGCGACCTTGGTGTCGACTGCACGTTCAACCGCACCATGAAACGCCGAGGgccaccaaacaaacacGCTGAAGCTGCCAAAGCCGCAAAGCAGCCCCGCCTCGAGCCGAATCTGAGCCCAGGACCGCACAATGCCGCCGAGACTCTGATATCCATTGCTGGACTCCATGGTGCGCAGCCTGTGTGGTCCGCTGAGCTCATAGCCCCATTTGAGGTGCTGGTCCCTCTTGTGGACGATTTCTTCAGGTATATACACCCGCTAGCGCCTTTCCCCCACGAGCCCACGTTTCGAAACTCTTTCATGAGACGCGAGGACAGGACAAGCCGAGAGTTCCTCGCCCTGCTTGCCAGCATGATTGGGTGTCTAGTGGCCTCGTTCCCACGTGCTGCTCGACTGCATCTCAAACACCATCCTAACGGGCTGGCCATGTTTCCCAAAGCCATCAACTTCATCGAAAGATGTCGTGTCGTCGCAACCGAAGCTCGTGGTTCGGCCTTTCCTTACAAGGATGATATCACCGTCTACGATGCTGCGACTAGCTATTTTCTCGGTCTGGCAGCGGGGTACACCATGCAATGGAAAGTCTGCCGGCGGTTCATGAGCCAAACCATGGACTTTATCCGCGAGATGGGTTATCACAAACCGCGAGAAACGGGGTCGCACATGTTTGGGGTTACCTATCGAGGGCCATCGTTCAACCACGTTGAAGACCAGCTGGGCAAGCGCATCTTTTGGTGCATGTTTGTCGGTGTTAGATCCATGGTACAGATCGGCGCGCCTCATAGTGAAATCATCTTTCCACCACCTACCCCGGCCGAACCATATCCCGAGTTCCCTGCCGAGGTCGACGATCAATACATTCTTCCACATCAAATCCTTGTACAACCGGAAGGCGTCGTGTCCCTAATGACGGGCTTCATCCAGGGCATCAAAATCTACATGACCATGAACGGTCTGGTCAGCATTGAACTGTCTTACGGGATATCCTCGCTGGGCTTTCATGATCAAAGATCGATGCTGGATGACTGTCTGGGGGCTGTCAAGCAGGTCATGGATCACTTACCGCCAGAGCTGACCATCAATCTTGGCCAACATACGAACGACGGGAGCAGCCTATCCGGCATGGATTTGCCGAATGCTGCAACATACTACGACACAGGAAATACTTATGTCTACCTACCACCCGACTATCTTCCCGTCCAGACACAGGCGAGTTCGCAAGATACCGAGACGAGGCGTTTGCAGTACGAGATTCAGAAAGCGAATATATATGCCTCTCAGCTGGCGACGCGTTCCTACTATGTTGAGCGCTACCTCAACCTCCGCGACAATCACCGCGAACAAGCACGAGTCCAAGCTGCCCAAGCCGCACAGGCACAGGCATATGCTGCCGAGAACGCTGTCAATGGTAACGGAACTGATGGCGCTCTTGGGTCAGATGCGGTCTCTAAGtccgtcgccgccgccgccctccacgCAGCTGCTCAGCAGCAGGATCCCATTGATGCACAGATGTTTGCTGAGCGGGAGCTAATCGTGCAGAATCTGCTGACGGTCCTCACTTCTATCACACAACGTAACATGGAGCCCAACGGAAGCAGTCTCATCAACAAGATTCGCCAAGTCGCATCAACTCTGCTGAACTGCGCCCCGGATCGGAAGGGTCCTGTTGCGCAAAAGGCTGAGGAGCCACTAAGCAAGTTTGTGGATATCTTGATGAGATTGGAGAGGGCTGCGCCGACAATCAACCCGCAACACGCACATAATCTGCATTTTGATCACTTTGGCCAGCTGAGTGGGATGTTACCGCCTCCTTTgttggaagatgaagagcagGAATTGAGGAATTGGGCTGATTTGAAGGAGCAACAGATACGATTCCTccagggtggtggatttgtgAGCATGGTTTGA
- a CDS encoding hypothetical protein (EggNog:ENOG503P5YD; antiSMASH:Cluster_12; COG:S), whose amino-acid sequence MLSIRAVICTLTCLLFSGLALAQATPRAPGLTFLYSLNCTLGASLPVGAGPNGNRVVIPITGGSFKGPRLSGKVLPLGADWGLIDSKNTFSADTRYQLQTDDNAHIFISTSGPAQSDGFIHLRIKFETGSSKYYWLNNVIAVGILTSGNGYVAIDAWQLTSPTKA is encoded by the exons ATGCTGTCCATCCGCGCCGTCATTTGCACCCTTACCTGCCTGCTGTTCTCAGGCTTGGCACTGGCACAGGCAACACCTCGGGCACCAGGCCTGACATTCCTCTACTCCCTCAACTGCACATTGGGTGCCTCTCTTCCTGTAGGAGCTGGTCCCAACGGCAACCGTGTGGTGATCCCCATCACCGGTGGATCCTTCAAGGGGCCTCGCTTGTCCG GCAAAGTCCTTCCCCTCGGTGCTGACTGGGGCCTGATTGACTCCAAGAACACCTTCTCGGCCGACACACGCTACCAGCTTCAGACTGATGACAATGCCCACATCTTCATCAGCACGAGCGGTCCGGCGCAGTCCGATGGCTTCATCCACCTCCGCATCAAGTTTGAGACGGGCAGCTCCAAGTATTACTGGCTGAACAACGTAATTGCAGTCGGGATTCTGACATCAGGGAATGGGTACGTCGCTATTGATGCTTGGCAGTTGACGTCGCCGACCAAGGCTTGA
- a CDS encoding hypothetical protein (EggNog:ENOG50KOG4313; antiSMASH:Cluster_12; COG:L): MALLKTRAKLAENAPYTNLDLINMVDTWPYPSSPSYNTHLAKYYTFFVDAYAEPFGYIHDNFVSDLPWPTEYWLVDHDAKTITLKVAQGSTDGFGARTKAMRETLWLGHLHVAAENRKAGVIGRRSLYRWCNESFPLLYPPTGEPVLELDGCGVDMLGIINESVFLVAYTYCSPTTPKIPSSSTTSLSTLERATSSTSIASLASGAGTSTATTPLSEVDISKLVFNSTVSLTHTANCAITRPDDEAFEEKELRVYLSRRAKWKSAWPSLLDCTAAGGLSSSDLSPLEGMIREAHEEVRLPSPFLRSHAKPIGENRLMLTETEIGEEGCQMQLQHCFEVELPEGVVPRPGEGDGEVAGWELVTVPEMKERMRMGEVKPASGLVLMRWMLGRGLLTDEEGKGVGERLGREWVVQ; the protein is encoded by the exons ATGGCCTTGCTTAAAACCCGCGCCAAGTTGGCAGAGAATGCCCCCTACACGAACCTAGACCTTATTAACATGGTTGATAC TTGGCCATACCCTTCGTCACCCTCGTacaacacccacctcgcAAAATACTACACTTTCTTCGTCGACGCATACGCAGAGCCCTTCGGCTACATCCACGACAACTTTGTTTCTGACCTCCCTTGGCCGACCGAATACTGGCTCGTCGACCACGATGCCAAGACGATCACTCTCAAGGTCGCACAAGGGTCCACTGATGGGTTCGGGGCCCGCACCAAAGCAATGAGAGAAACCCTCTGGCTTGGACACCTCCATGTTGCGGCCGAGAACAGAAAGGCTGGAGTGATAGGCCGGCGCTCCCTGTATCGGTGGTGCAACGAGTCGTTCCCACTGCTCTATCCACCAACCGGAGAGCCAGTCTTGGAACTTGATGGGTGCGGGGTGGATATGCTAGGGATTATCAACGAGAGTGTTTTTCTTGTCGCCTACACTTACTGCTCCCCCACCACGCCGAAGATTCCTTCGTCGTCCACGACGTCATTGTCCACCCTTGAGAGAGCTACATCTTCGACCTCGATCGCGTCGCTGGCTAGCGGGGCGGGGACGTCTACCGCTACCACGCCCCTGTCGGAGGTTGACATCTCGAAGCTTGTCTTCAACAGCACTGTTTCCCTGACTCACACTGCTAACTGCGCCATCACCCGCCCTGATGATGAAGCCTTTGAGGAAAAAGAGCTCCGAGTGTACCTCTCCCGCCGCGCAAAGTGGAAATCGGCCTGGCCCTCGCTCTTGGACTGCACCGCCGCTGGTggcctctcttcttctgaccTCTCTCCCCTGGAGGGAATGATTAGAGAGGCCCACGAGGAGGTCCGGCTCCCGTCTCCGTTCCTTCGCTCCCATGCCAAACCCATTGGTGAGAACAGATTGATGCTTACAGAGACAGAAatcggagaggagggttgcCAAATGCAGCTGCAGCATTGTTTCGAGGTTGAGCTGCctgagggggttgtgccAAGGccaggggagggagatggggaggtggcgggCTGGGAGTTGGTTACTGTGccggagatgaaggagaggatgaggatgggggaggtgaagccAGCGagtgggttggtgttgatgaggtggatgTTGGGACGGGGGTTGCTGACtgacgaggagggaaagggtgtgggggagaggttggggcgGGAGTGGGTGGTTCAGTGA
- a CDS encoding hypothetical protein (CAZy:PL3; antiSMASH:Cluster_12; COG:G; EggNog:ENOG503P1J6), producing MHPLTLLLASMAGLATAQTNTALRSTFPIPSATTHLSAARTIPAGQTLDGGMKQWDRSPSTCSDQSEGGEKDAVFILQEGATLSNVIIGPNNGEGVHCKGTCTLNNVWWTDVCEDAATFRQTSGTSYVNGGGARGASDKVFQHNGGGLVAVKNFYAANIGKLYRSCGNCGTQYARHSTFDNIKVEGSSQVVAGVNANFGDTTSVRNSCLLKGSACWIYQGNNSGKEPTKIGSGPSGTACATAAIKTSGC from the coding sequence atGCACcccctcactctcctcctcgcctccatgGCCGGCCTAGCCACCGCCCAAaccaacaccgccctccGCAGcaccttccccatcccctcagcaacaacccacctCTCCGCAGCCCGCACCATCCCCGCCGGCCAAaccctcgacggcggcatGAAACAATGGGACCGCTCCCCCTCGACCTGCTCCGACCAGTCCGAAGGCGGCGAAAAAGACGCCGTCTTCATCCTCCAAGAGGGcgcaaccctctccaacgtCATCATCGGTCCCAACAACGGCGAGGGCGTCCACTGCAAAGGAACCTGCACCCTCAACAACGTCTGGTGGACCGACGTCTGCGAGGACGCCGCCACCTTCCGCCAAACCTCCGGAACCTCCTACgtcaacggcggcggtgcccGCGGTGCCAGCGACAAAGTCTTCCAGCACAACGGCGGGGGTTTGGTCGCCGTCAAGAACTTCTATGCCGCCAACATCGGCAAGTTGTATCGCTCTTGCGGGAATTGCGGGACGCAGTACGCGAGGCATTCGACGTTTGACAATATCAAGGTCGAGGGGTCGTCgcaggtggtggcgggggtgaaTGCTAATTTTGGGGATACCACCAGTGTGAGGAATAGCTGTTTGCTCAAGGGGTCTGCGTGCTGGATTTATCAGGGGAATAACAGTGGCAAGGAGCCGACCAAAATTGGGAGTGGTCCTTCCGGTACGGCCTGTGCTACTGCTGCTATCAAGACTTCGGGGTGCTAG
- a CDS encoding hypothetical protein (antiSMASH:Cluster_12), whose product MPDIQHLLITANGIEAGMRATCLEEVTNGKVKLQRATMAHRLLDQLAQLLGQLESQRGKALGPVQGVVIGLEKADPPHSCIAKYLDEDLRQDNDSLSKELPRDKGQRFEES is encoded by the coding sequence ATGCCAGATATACAACACCTGTTGATAACTGCCAATGGAATCGAAGCGGGCATGAGAGCCACTTGTCTTGAGGAGGTGACCAACGGCAAGGTGAAGCTGCAGCGTGCTACTATGGCACACCGTCTGCTTGACCAGCTCGCTCAGCTGCTCGGTCAGTTGGAGTCTCAACGGGGTAAGGCTTTGGGGCCAGTTCAGGGAGTGGTCATCGGTCTCGAAAAGGCCGACCCTCCACACAGCTGCATTGCGAAGTACCTCGACGAAGATTTACGCCAAGATAACGATTCGCTCTCTAAGGAGCTACCGCGAGATAAGGGACAAAGGTTCGAGGAGAGTTAG